CATCAACAAGGTGTACCGGGGCACGGCCGAGCCGCTGTACTCCATGGTCCCCAAGGGCATCGCCGGCCACGCGACCAGCTTCTTCGACAAGTACGGCGACCCCAGTGCGGCGAAGGCGCGGGACATCCTCGATGAAGCGGGCATCAAGACACCGGTCCGGCTCGACTTCTGGTTCACCACTGACCGCTACGGCTCCGCCACCGCCGCCGAGTTCGCCGAGATCAAGCGGCAGCTGGAGCAGTCCCAGCTGTTCGAGGTCTCGATCCAGGGCAAGCCCTGGAAGGACTTCCAGGAGGGCTACCAGAAGGGCAGCTATCCGGTCTTCGGACGAGGCTGGTTCCCCGACTTCCCGGACCCCGACAACTTCATCGCGCCGTTCGTCGGCAAGGAGAACGTGCTCGGGACGCCCTACGAGAGCCCTGAGATCACCCAGCAGCTGCTGCCGCAGACCCGTCAGCTGAGCGATCGCGGTGCGGTGTCCAAGAAGTTCGAGCGGGCCCAGACGATCCTGGTCGAGGACGTGCGCCTGCTCCCACTGTGGCAGGGCAAGATCAACATCGCGTCCCGGGAGGAGATCGCGGGTTCCGAGCGTGCCCTGGACCCGCAGATGATCATGCAGCTCTGGACGCTGCACCGCCAGACCAGCTGGTAGTGCGGATCCGACCTCCGCACGCCCCACTGCCGGGAGCGTTGTCAGTGGCCGCGTATAGGTTGGGTCGTCGGTAACTGATCGCACACCGGAGGTTGTTGACGTGACCGACACCGACATGCTGCCCGAGTCCTGGCGCGGCGTCCTGGGCGAGGAGCTCCAGAAGCCGTACTTCAAGGAGCTCGTCGACTTCGTCGAGGACGAGCGCGCCAGGGGGCCGGTGTACCCGCCTCGCGAGGACGTCTTCGCGGCGCTGGAGGCCACGCCCTACGACCGGGTGAAGGTGCTGGTTCTGGGGCAGGACCCTTATCACGGTGAGGGGCAGGGGCACGGCCTCTGCTTCTCCGTGCGCCCCGGTGTGAGGGTCCCTCCCTCGCTGCGGAACATCTACAAGGAGATGAAGGAGGAGCTCGGTCTGCCGGTGCCGGACAACGGCTGCCTGACGCCGTGGGCCGAGCAGGGCGTCCTGCTGCTCAACGCGGTGCTGACCGTCCGCGCCGGAGAGGCGAACTCCCACAAGGGCAAGGGCTGGGAGAAGTTCACCGACGCGGTGATCCGTGCGGTCGCCTCCCGGCCGGACCCGGCCGTCTTCGTGCTGTGGGGGAACTACGCCCAGAAGAAGCTGCCGCTGATCGACGACACGCGCCATGTGGTGGTGAAGGGCGCGCACCCCTCGCCGCTGTCCGCGAAGCGATTCTTCGGGTCCCGTCCGTTCACCCGCATCAACGAGGCGGTCGCCGCCCAGGGCCACGACGCCATCGACTGGCGCATCCCGGACCTGGGCTGACGGTTGGCGCACCTGGCTGACAGGTTCGGGTCACCGCCCGAGCCTGTGCCGGATTGCCTCCGGCGGCGGCTAGCGTCGGGAGGACGCGTCGAGGTGCTGGAGGGCCGCAGTGGTGGAGCAGCAGGGGGCGTCGGGTGACGCGGTCATGACCACCAGGATCGGGCAGGCGATCATGCTGCTCCACGGCGGGGACCGCGAGGAGGCACGCAACCGTTTCTCCGCGCTGTGGGCACAGCTCGGCCAGGAAGGCGATCCCCTGCACCGCTGCACGCTCGCCCACTATCTGGCGGACACCCAGGACGATCCCGGAGACGAGCTCGCCTGGGACCTCCGGGCGCTCGCGGCCGCCGAGGCGCTCACCGAAGAGCGCCCGGTGCGGCACGAGGCCGCCGTCGCCGCGCGCGGGCTCTATCCCTCGCTCCATCTGAATCTGGCCGCCGACTATCTGAAGCTGCATCGCCCCGAGGCCGCCCGGGCCCATCTGGACCGTGCCAGGGCGTCCTCGGCCGCACTCGGGGACGACGGCTACGGCGATGGGGTGCGGGCGGCCATCGACCGGCTGGACCGGCGGTTGTCCGGCCTCTGACGTCGCGCCCGACAACCTGGGGCGCCGCCTGACGCGACGGGTGGTGGGGTCGTCTCAGGCTCCCGTGGCCCCGTCGATCCGCTCCCTGAGGAGATCCGCGTGTCCGTTGTGCCGGGCGTACTCCTCGATCATGTGGACGTAGATCCAGCGGAGGCTGAACCGCTTGCCGTGCCGCTCCTCCTTGGAGGTGTCGTCCAGGGACCGTGACGCGGCCAGCTCGCGGGCCCGTTCGATCTCGGCACGCCAGACGGTCTCCGCCGCCTCGAAGGTGTCCGCCGACCCGAGGTGGAACTCCCCGTCCGGATCCTCGTCGCTGAAGTAGAGGGGTGGGGCGGCCTCACCCTCGAGGACCCTGCGGAACCAGATCCGCTCGACCTCGGCCATGTGCCGCACCAGTCCGAGCAGGCTCAGCCCGGACGGCGGCACCGAGGTCTCCCGCAGCTGCTCGTCGCCGAGTCCGGCGCACTTGAGGGCGAGGGTCTCGCGGTGGAAGTCGAGCCAGCCCTCCAGCATCTCCCGCTCGCCCGCGATCGTGGACACCTCGGTCCGTTCCCATGTCGTCATGGCCCGATCCTCGACGACGCGCACGACCCGCCGCCAGTGGTTTCGGCCCTCTGCCCCGAAGCTGCGTCGAAGTGACGAACGGCTCTCCGCAGGTCCGCCGCCGGTGATGGGCGTCACCCGCGACCACTTCGCCGAGGGCCGTGGTCGGCGTACAGGACGGCGAAGGCCTGCCGTCACGAGAAAACGAGGAACATGACACCGAAGACGGTGGCGAATCCACCGAGCGCGACACAGCCGCGCCCCACCATCCTGAAGGCCCACACGCTGCGTTCGTCGCCGGGCATCAGGTTGATCGGCGAGGCCAGGAGACGGTCGGCCAGGCCTCGGTGGTTGCGTACCCACGCCAGCCCGAACAGCAGCCAGCCCAGGCCGAGAAACAGGGGAACTATACGCATCATCGGTGATCCCTAACTCGGGTCTGCTACGGGAGTGCCAGTACGAAGGACAGACCGAAGAGCATGACGACAAGTCCGACGACTATCCATCCGAGGCCCATCAGCCTGGCCATCACCAGGGGATATCGGTCCATTCGGCTCGCACGTCCCCGGAGGTCGAGAGCGACGGCGCCACCGAGGGCGAGGAAGCAGATTCCGAGGCCCATGAAGAGCCCTCCGAAGATCCAGGTGAGTGCTGTCATGGGATTTGCTCCTGAGCCCTTCTCGGAAGATCGGGACGACACGCCAGGGACGTTCATATGCCCCGCCCGGACGGGCGCCCTCCGGCGGGTTCTTCCCGCCGGAGGGCGCCGACGCGGCAGGCCGTGTCCGGTTGGCCGGTGGCGGTTCGGTCAGGGATTGCAGCCTGGTCTGAAACTGCAGGTCAAGGTGTGGTTGAGGCCTACCTCCGCCCCCGCCTCGATGCCGACGCCGGTCCCCGCTGTGACAGCCCAGACAGGCTCGCCCTCACTGTTTCGCACCAGCCCCCGCTCGGGGTGGAGGTTGATGGCATTCTCGTGGTTGACGAAGCCATCGACCTTGTAGTGCAGGGACAGCTCCTTGTCCAGACCGTAGCCCGCGAGCTGGTCCATGCCGTCGGCGTTGCTGACGAGGAGCCCGCCGTCCAGGGAGGCGCCTGCCCCGGGGCCGGACAGCCCCACGGAGGTGCTGCCGCCCAGGTCCCACCCGTCAGGGCCGTGAGTGACGATGACACACAACTCGCCGGAGGCCATGAGCCATTTTCCGCCCGACGCGCTGCCGCAGAAGCCGAAGGTGTTCGGGACGGTTCCGATGCCGATGATCTCGGTGATCTTTGACCAGCGGATCAGCGGCGGGCAGGCGGAGCCGAGTACCGGTCGCCCGGTTGAGGCTGTCGTAGGCGGTGACCGACTTCGTGTACGCCAGGCCCGTCTTCCCCCCGACGTAGCGGGTGCTGGAGGCGGGCTGCCCCTTGAGCACGGTGTCGTAGGTGTAGGACGTCAGCTGTTCGGCGTCCGTCTTCTCACCGGACCAGGTCCCGAGGCTCCGGCCGAGTGCGTCGTACTCGGTGAGGATGCTGTGGCCCCGCGTGTCCGTTGCCTTGATCACCCGGTCGAGGCCGTCGTACGCGAGTGTGGACGCTCCCTTGTCCGGATCGTCGGCCGACACCATGCGGCCGTTCAGGTCGTACGCGCTGTTCCATCGAGCGCCGTCGGGGCCGGTGACCGACTCCTTCTTGTCGTCGAGGCTGTACGTGAACTTCGTCGCGGTGTACGGGGTTCCCAGACCGCCGCCGTACGCGGGGTCTGCCGGGTTCACTCCCGCGTACTCGCGGCTCTCCGTCGTACGGCCGCGGGCGTCCGTGATCGTGCGTTCCGCCGTTCCGCCCTGCACGGCCGTGGTGGCGGTGGAGTCACCGGTGTACGTGGTGCCGGTCGACCACTTCTTCACGCCGTACACGTGCAGCGTGCTGGTGGTGGCCCGCTCGGCACCGTCGTAGACGGTCTCCGTCTGGGTGGGCGCCTCGCCGTACTCGGCGCGTGTGTAGGTGCCGTTCGGTTCCGTGGTGCTGTCGAAGATGTCGGAGCAGGTCCCGTAGGCGAGGCCCCGGGAGTCGTAGCGGGTGTCGGTCAGCAGCCGGCCGCCCTGCGGGGTCGGCGCCTGGTCCTGCAGCTTGCGCAGCAGCGCGTCGTGGATCGCGTAGGTGGTGTTGTAGGTCTCGCCGTCGGCCTTGAGCGTGGCCGTCGACACCCAGGACGCCTTGGTGTTGCTGAGGAGGTACCGGAACTTCTGGCGGCGCCAGGCGGCGCCGCTGTAGACGTACTGCTGCTCCAGGCCGTCGTTCTGGCCGGCCGGGTCCGAGGTGCTCACCGCGAGGACACGGTACTTGTGGACCCAGTCCACGGACGCGGTGGTGGACCCGTTGACGTTCCAGTACTGCGGGAAGCAGTTGCGGGTGTTGGTGTCCTCCGCGGCGCCGACGACCTGGCTGCGTACGCACTCGGCCGCGGAAAGGGTGACCGTGGTGATCGCACCCGTCTCCGAGGTGACCGTCGAGACACGGGGACGGGTCAGCGGCGGGATGTCGTCCGTACCGTCCACACGGTTCGGACGCATCCGGTACGTGAACGAGATCGGGTCCATCCCGATGGCCGTGCCCGCCTTGGCGGTCCGCTTGATCGATTGGAGTGTCAGGGATCGTCCTCCGCGGTCCCGACGGCATCGCCGACTGGCGGCGGCCCGGGCGGACGTATGCTGCCGGGGCGGAGCGGACGGCTGCGCCGCGCTGACGGCAGGCAGGACAGGGCGGACTGAGGAGGTCCAGGTGAAGGTCGGCTGCATCGGGCTCGGGGACATCGCGCAGAAGGCCTATCTGCCGGTCCTCACCACCCTGCCGGGCGTCGAACTGCATCTGCAGACCCGGACGACGGCCACCCTCGACCGGGTCGCGGCGGCCCACCGCATCCCAGGCGGCCAGTGCCACACCACCCTGGGCTCCCTCCTCGCCGCCGGGCTCGACGCCGCCTTCGTCCACGCCCCGACCACCGTGCACCCCGGGATCGCGACCCGGCTGCTGGAGGCCGGAGTCCCCACGTACGTCGACAAGCCCCTCGCGTACGAACTCGACGACTCGCAGCGGCTGGTGGAGCTCTCCGAACGGACCCGCACCAGTCTCGCGGTCGGCTTCAACCGGCGCTTCGCCCCCGGGTACGCCCAGTGCCTGGAGCACCCGCGCGATCTCATCCTCATGCGGAAGAACCGGGTCGGCCTCCCCGAGGACCCCCGCACCCTCGTGCTCGACGACTTCATCCACGTCGTCGACACCCTGCGCTTCCTGCTCCCCGGGCCGGTCGAGCACACCGGCGTACGGGCCCGGGTCCGCGACGGGCGCATGCACCACGTGGTGCTGCAGCTGTCGGGGGACGGGTTCACCGCCGTCGGCATGATGAACCGGATGAGCGGCTCCGCCGAGGAGATCCTCGAGGTCTCCGGACAGGACACCAAGCGTGAGGTACTCAACCTCGCGGAGGTCGTCGACCACAAGGGCCAGCCGTCGGTGCGGCGGCGCGGCGACTGGGTGCCGGTCGCCCGGCAGCGCGGTATCGAGCAGGTCGTGCTCACCTTCCTCGACGCCGTCCGCGCGGAGAAGTTCCTCAGCGCCCAGGACGCACTGGCGACCCATGAGCTGTGTGAGCGGGTGGTGCGGGAGGCACTGGAGCAGGCCTTCTGAGGGCGCGCAGCCCCTCGGCCGCGCAGAACGCCCCCAGCGCGGCCAGCGCGCCGTACACCGCCCAGTCCCCGAACCGGGCGTACGGCGTCGTGGCCCGGGCGAGCGGGATCTCGTAGACGGCCGCGGCGCTCTCGTCCGTACCGAGTCGGGGGCCCAGCCGCTCCCCCTCCGGCCCGTACACCGCGCTCACGCCCGTCAGGGTGGCGTGCACCATCGGCCGCCCCGTCTCCGCAGCCCTCAGCGCCGCCAGCGAGGCGTGCTGAGCGGGCGCCCAGCTGTCCTGGAACGTGGAGGTCGCGGACTGCGCCACGAGGAGTTCGGCGCCGCTCCTCGCGAGCCTTCTGCTCATGTCGGGGAACGCCGACTCGAAGCACACCAGCGGCCCCACCCGCAGCCCTGCCCGGCCCTCGTCGCCCGGCAGCACCATCACCACCTGCTCGCGGCCGCGCATCCGGTCCTCGCCCGCGGCCCTGCCCACCGACGTGGCCCAGCCGAGGATGGTGCGGAACGGCACGTACTCGCCGAACGGCACGAGCCGCATCTTGTCGTAGCGGTCGCCGGTCGGGCCGCCGGGACCCACCAGCACGCTGCTCTTGTAGATGCCCGGCCGGTCCGAGCGCCGGGCGTCGACGTTCACCAGCACCTCGGCGCCCACCTCGCGGGACAGCGCGGCGAGCCGCGCCGCGAGGTCGCGCCGCGCCGCCAGATCCGCGCCGACACTGCTCTCGCCCCACACCACGAGGTCCAGCCGCTGTCCCGCCAGCTGCCGGGTGAGCTCCTCACTGCGGGCGAATCGCCGCTCCGCCCCGCCCAGGCCGTTGAGGACCCCCGGCTGGACGACTGCCACACGGATCACCCCGCCCGGCCGGTCCGGTCGCGGTGCCCACAGCCATACCGCGCCCACCGCCAGCGCGCAGGCCGAGACGGCCGCGACCGCCGGGATCCGCGCGTGCGGAACGGCCACCAGCACGGCCACCGCGCTGTTCACCGCCACCACGAGCAGCGTCACCAGCCAGACGCCGCCCACCGAGGCCAGTCGCAGCGCCGGCTGGACCTGCCACTGGCTCGCCCCCAGCAGTCCCCACGGCCCGCCCAGCCCCTCCCAGGACCTGACCAGTTCGATCGCCAGCCAGCCCGAGGGGACGACGACGACCGCCACCGCCGCCCGCCGGGGGGAGGGACGGCCGCCCAGTGCCGTCCGGACCAGAAGTCCCCACGGGGCCCACAGCAGCCCGAGCAGAGCCGCCAGGACCACGATGAAGACATGCAGGTTCGGCATCAACCAGTGGTGCACGGCGATCATGAAGCCGGTGCCGCCGAGCCAGCCGTCCAGAGCGGCCCGGCGGGCCGTGGGAGCGGTACGGACGAGCAGCAGCCACGGTACGAGCGCCACGTAGGCGAACCACCACAACCCGGGGTCGGGGAACGCGAGGGCGGGCAGCGCGCCCGCCGTCACCCCGGCCGCGCCGCGCCACCACGGCGACGACAGCAGCCGCGTCAGCTGCTCCCGCCGGCCCACCGGAATCCGCATGCGGCGCCTCCACGAGAGCGATGTCTGTCTCCAGTGTGAGGGAGCGGCCCGCGGCCGGGACAGGCCACGTCGATCATTCGGCCGCGCGGAGGAACGCGGCACGCCGCCACTTCTCGTGCACGGTGACCGAGCTCAGCCGCCAGCCGTCGTCCCCGCGTGCCAGCTCGAACGAGTAGCGGCCGCCGGCCACGAAGTCGTCGCCCGACTCCAGCCGCATCGGATTGACGTAGTCCGCCTGCACGTCCGCCCGGTCTCCCGGGCAGCCGTCCACGTCCCGCAGACGTACTCGCCGGTTCACGATCAGATGCTGGCGCACGGGGAACAGCCGCATCTTCTTCGCGAGCCAGCCCGCCACCTCGGCCGCGGGTCCCTCGACGCCTCCGGCGCCGCGGTAGTCGGCACGCCCGTCGCGGGTGAACAGTGCCCGGTAGGCGGGCCAGTCGGCGTCGTCCACGGCCACCGCGTACCGGGTGACGACTTCGTCGATGGCCAGCCGGTCCATCACGGTCGCGAGATCCACGCGCTGCGTCATCGGCCAAGTGTCGGGCAGCGGGGGCGTGGCGCCAAGAGGCCCGGCACGGTCAGGAGCGGGGAGGCGGGACCGGTTCGCCCCGGCGCACCGCGCCCGGGGCACGGGCGGCGGGATGGTCGGCGAGGGCGGCGGACTCCAGTCGCCAGGGGACGCTCGTCACCATCACACCGGGCGTGAACAGCAGCCGGCTCTTCAGCCACAGTGCGGACTGGTTGTGCAGCACGTTCTCCCACCAGTGGCCCACGACGTACTCGGGGATGAACACCGCGACGACATCCCTCGGGCTCTCGCGCCGGATCGACCGCACGTACAGCAGTACCGGGCCGGTGATCTCCCGGTAGGGCGAGTCCAGGACCTTCAGCGGGACATCGATCCCGGCCTCCTCCCACTGCCGCTTCAGCTCCGCTGCGGACTCCCGGTCGACGGCAACGGTCAGCGCCTCCAGCCGGTCCGGACGGGTGGCCCGGGCGTACGCGAGCGCCCGCAGCGTGGCCTTGTGCAGCCGGGAGACCAGAACCACCGTCAGGACCCGGGAGGGTGGCGCGAGCTCCTTGCGAGGGTCGGTGACCGCCAGTTCGGCCGCCGTCGTGTCGTAGTGCCTGCGGATGCCCCGCATCGTCACCCACAGCACCGCGGCCGCGAGGACGGCCAGCCAGGCTCCCTCGGTGAACTTGGTCAGCAGCACGATCACCAGCACCAGTGCCGTGATGACCGCGCCGGTCCCGTTGACGACCCGGGACGTGCGGTGACGGCGGCGCAGCCGGGGATCCGTCTCCGTGCGCAGTTCACGGCCCCAGTGCAGGACCATGCCGGTCTGACAGAGCGTGAAGGAGGTGAACACACCGAGGATGTAGAGGTGGATGAGACTCGTGACGTTCGCGCGGTAGGCCCACAGCAGTACGCCTGCCACGACCGCGAGCGCCAGGATGCCGTTGGAGAAGGCGAGCCGGTCACCCCGGTTGTGCAACTGGCGGGGCAGGTAGCGGTGCTGCGCGAGGATCGAGGCGAGCAGCGGGAAGCCGTTGAAGGCGGTGTTGGCGGCGAGGATCAGGACGAGCGCGGTGGCGGCCTGGACGTAGAAGAAGCCGAAGCTGCCCTCCCCGCCGAACACGGCGGCGGCCAGTTGCGCGATGACGGTGCGCTGGGTGTAGTTCTCGCAGTCTGGCAGGCCCGTCAGCCGGCAGGGGTCGTCGGTGACGCGGACGTCGGCGACGATCGCGAGCGTGGTGACGCCGACGAACATCGTCACGGCGATGAGCCCCATCGCGGCCATGGTGGCGGCCGCGTTGCGCGACTTCGGCCTGCGGAACGCGGGCACGCCGTTCGAGATCGCCTCCACGCCGGTCAGCGCGGTGCAGCCGCTGGTGAAGGCCCGCAGGACCAGCATCACCAGGGCGAGACCGACCAGGTTCGCCTCCGCCGGGACCGGCTCGATCCCGTACTGCGCGGTCGCCGCCACCGGAGGATCGCCGAGGAGGTAGCGGAGCAGTCCCGTCCCGCACATCAGGAGCACCCCGGCGACGAACAGATACGTCGGCGCGGCGAACGCCCGGCCCGACTCGCGCACTCCGCGCAGGTTGACCGCGGTCAGCAGCCCGACGAAGACCAGTGCCATCGGCACGCGGTACCCGGCCAGCGCCGGCACCGCCGAGATGACGTTGTCGACACCGGAGGCCACGGACACGGCCACGGTCATCACATAGTCGACCAGCAGCGCCGCGGCGACCACGAGTCCGGCCGAGGACCCGAGGTTGGTCGAGGCGACCTCGTAGGACCCGCCGCCGCTCGGGTAGGCGTGCACCACCTGGCGGTAGGACAGCACGACCACGGTCATCAGGAACACGACAGCGGCCGCGATCCACGGGGTGAAGTGCAGGTACGCCAGCCCGCCCAGAGTGAGGACCAGCAGGATCTCCTGCGTCGCGTAGGCCACCGAGGAGAGCGGGTCCGAGGCGAAGATCGGCAGCGCCAGCCGCTTGGGCAGCAGCGTCTCGCCGAGTTCCTCGCTCCGCAGCGCGCGGCCCAGGACCAGCCGCTTGAGGAACGCCGTCACGTTGGACACGGCGCGAGGTTATGCGCGGGACCCGCCACGGCCCCGCCCCGCCGCGCCGTGGCGCGGCGGGGCGGGGGTGTCATGAGCCCGCCCGAGGGAGCGGCGGGGGCGCGCGAGGTGCGCCGCCGGACGCCGTCGCCGTCCCCGGAGGACCGCCGGGTGTCAGCCCGCGGACTCGCCCGCGTGGGGGCTCAGTACGTCGGTGCCGACCAGGATGAAGATCGGGCAACAGCGGTGTGCTCCACTGCCCCCCTGATCACCTCCGTCCAGGACTCGAGCGCTTTCCGAGCCCGGGCCTCACGGAACTCCAGCAACGCGATCAACGACGGCACCGCACACCTACAGGGCACAGCCAACCCACGGGCAGGGACACGGGTCATCTTCGGGCAACTCGTGAGACCAACCGCCAAGACCACCTGCCTCGCAGCGTGACGACTCACAAAATGTGCGCCAGAACCCCACGTACACAGGTGATGGAACGGCCACCGACCCACACCTCTGCATCCTGGGCCTCGATGGTGACCATGCCCTGCCGACCAAGACGGCCGCCCTGCCCGGCGCGGTAACGGCGGGGGGCGGCGCCGGTGCGGATGAGCCACTGGGCGATACCGGCGTGCAGACTTCCGGTCACCGGATCCTCCGGTACGCCCGCGGGCATGGCGAAGGCTCGGACCTCGAACGCGACGGGTGAGCCCTCGGGGTAGGCCCCGACCACGCCGAGCATCAGGTCGCCCATCCGACGGTCGTCCGGATCCAGTGCCAGGACTTCCCCGGCTGTGGCCAGTTGCACGGCAGCCCAGCCCGGCCCGTTGTCCACCCACTGATGGGCGACGATCCGCTCCCGGCTGATCGCGAGCCCCCGTGCGATCCGGTCGAGATGCGTGGAGTCCAGTGGACCGTCGCGCTTGAGGTCCGGCGCACGGAAACTCAGGCCGGTGCCGGACCGCCGAACCTCGATCAGCCCGAGCGGACACTCCTGGACGAGCTTCCCCGGCGACCTCGGGACACCGCCCGCCTCCAGCCACGCGTGGGCGGAGCCGAGCGTCGGGTGGCCGGCGAACGGAATCTCGCCGCCCGGGGTGAAGATGCGCAGCCCGTAGTCGGCCTCACCGGAGGAGGGCGGTACCACGAAGGTCGTCTCGGAGAGATTGGTCCAGTTCGCGAGCCGGGCCATGTCTTCGTCGCTGATCCCCTCACCGTCGAGGACAACCGCGACGGGATTACCGAGAAGGGGCCCGTCGGCGAACACGTCGACCTGGGAGAATGCCCGGGTGCGGGGACTGGCCGGGGCCGAGGTCACCGGCCCTCCACCAGGATCAGGTCCATATGGGTGCCATCACGCAGCGGGACGATGTCCCGGTACTCGGGAGACGTGTACCACTGCCGGGCCTGGTCGGCCGTCGGGAACACCATGACCGACAGGTGTGTGGGCCGCCAGTCGCCTTCCAGCACCTCGAACTCACCGCCTCGGATCATGAACTCGCCGCCGTACAGTTCCAGCGTCCGGAGCACCTTCGCCCGGTATTCCGCCATGCGTTCCTCGTCGCCGATGACTCCGACGTTGCCGATCAGCAATGCGGTCATACGCTCACTCCGTCGTCTCCAAGGGGCTAGCAGGTGAAGTCGGTGACGGTACCGATGCCGAGGCGCCGGGCAGCCCGTACGACGGCGAAGCCGGACGCGACGTCCTGGGCGGCCATCCCCAGCGACTTGTAGAGCGTGCGCTCGGCCGGATCCGTACGGCCGGGGTGCTTGCCGAGCAGCACCTCGCCGATCTCGGGCAGTGGCCGGTCGGCCGGTACCAGGCCCGCCTCGACCGGGGCGGCAAGTTCCGAGGACTCGCGCAGAGCACCTTCCCTGCTGTCCACGAACACCGTGCAGGACGCCACCGCCGCCGCGTCGAGTTCGCGCTTGCCGGGCACCGAGGAACCGACCGCGTTGACATGGGTTCCCTCGGCCAGGTGCCCGGCGCTGACCACGGGCTCCGCCGTGTCCACCGTCGTGCACACCAGGTCCGCGCCGTGCAGCGCCTCGGCAGGGGATCCCCTCAGCTCCACGTCGATGCCGGCCTCCGTACGCGCCCATGCGACGAACTCCTCGGCGCGCGTCGCGCCCCGGTTCCACAGCCGTACCCGGCGCAGCTCCCTGACCTCACGGAGCGCGAGAAGGTGACTGCGGGCTTGGGTGCCGGCACCGATCAGAGCCAGGTCACCGGCATCGGGCAGGGCCAGCGCGTCGGTTGCGACGGCGGACGCGGCAGCCGTACGCAGCGCGGTCACCGCCGCCCCCTCCAGCATGGCCAGCGGCTGACCGGTCTCGGGGTCGAACACCACCACCACACCCACGTGCGTCGGCAGTCCGCGCGCCGCGTTGCCAGGAGCGTGCAGCACGGCCTTCAGCCCGTATCCGGAGTCGGACTCGCCGATGACATGACAGGGCATGGCGGCGAACAGTGACGTGTCACGTCCGGACGACAGGACCGTGCGCACGGGCTGGACGACTTCGCCCCCGCTGTAGCGGCGCATCACGTCGGCCACCACCCGGTACGCCTCAGCCACCGGTAACGCCTCTCGTACCTGGTCTCCACTCAGCAGCAACATGGAGTCGCCTCCTGGCTCGTCTCGTGCGTCATGGCGCTCATGCCGTCCGCGCTTCCGTTTCGGCCCGAACGAACACCGACCAGACCATCAGGATCGGTCGGGTGTCGGAGATGAATTCCAGGCCGTGCAACTCGGCCGACGGAACGGTGGTGAGCGCGAGGTCGGCGGTGCCGTCGGTGACCGCCTGGGCGGCGGCACTGGTCGAGGTGGAGTGGATCACCTTGTAGGTGGTGTGCCTGCGGGGCAGCAGCTGGCTGATGATCGGTTCGGGCGCGGGATGGGTCGCGATGGTGGGGGAGTCCGGCACCGCTGCGTTGGGCGGCACGGCAATGCCGTACAGCGGTGTGTCCATGACGAACACGTGGGTCAGTGCCAGGCCGGGGTCCATGTAGAACTGGTTGACGGCACTGTAGGCGTTGGCCACGATCACGTGCGTGACCTGGCCGTCACGGAGCGCGGCTCCCGCTTCCTCATACGTGTCGAAGAGGTGGATGGGGGGTTGGGACCTGTCGGATCCGGAGAG
The genomic region above belongs to Streptomyces marianii and contains:
- the ung gene encoding uracil-DNA glycosylase; amino-acid sequence: MTDTDMLPESWRGVLGEELQKPYFKELVDFVEDERARGPVYPPREDVFAALEATPYDRVKVLVLGQDPYHGEGQGHGLCFSVRPGVRVPPSLRNIYKEMKEELGLPVPDNGCLTPWAEQGVLLLNAVLTVRAGEANSHKGKGWEKFTDAVIRAVASRPDPAVFVLWGNYAQKKLPLIDDTRHVVVKGAHPSPLSAKRFFGSRPFTRINEAVAAQGHDAIDWRIPDLG
- a CDS encoding DinB family protein; this translates as MTTWERTEVSTIAGEREMLEGWLDFHRETLALKCAGLGDEQLRETSVPPSGLSLLGLVRHMAEVERIWFRRVLEGEAAPPLYFSDEDPDGEFHLGSADTFEAAETVWRAEIERARELAASRSLDDTSKEERHGKRFSLRWIYVHMIEEYARHNGHADLLRERIDGATGA
- a CDS encoding Gfo/Idh/MocA family protein; amino-acid sequence: MKVGCIGLGDIAQKAYLPVLTTLPGVELHLQTRTTATLDRVAAAHRIPGGQCHTTLGSLLAAGLDAAFVHAPTTVHPGIATRLLEAGVPTYVDKPLAYELDDSQRLVELSERTRTSLAVGFNRRFAPGYAQCLEHPRDLILMRKNRVGLPEDPRTLVLDDFIHVVDTLRFLLPGPVEHTGVRARVRDGRMHHVVLQLSGDGFTAVGMMNRMSGSAEEILEVSGQDTKREVLNLAEVVDHKGQPSVRRRGDWVPVARQRGIEQVVLTFLDAVRAEKFLSAQDALATHELCERVVREALEQAF
- the lnt gene encoding apolipoprotein N-acyltransferase, which translates into the protein MRIPVGRREQLTRLLSSPWWRGAAGVTAGALPALAFPDPGLWWFAYVALVPWLLLVRTAPTARRAALDGWLGGTGFMIAVHHWLMPNLHVFIVVLAALLGLLWAPWGLLVRTALGGRPSPRRAAVAVVVVPSGWLAIELVRSWEGLGGPWGLLGASQWQVQPALRLASVGGVWLVTLLVVAVNSAVAVLVAVPHARIPAVAAVSACALAVGAVWLWAPRPDRPGGVIRVAVVQPGVLNGLGGAERRFARSEELTRQLAGQRLDLVVWGESSVGADLAARRDLAARLAALSREVGAEVLVNVDARRSDRPGIYKSSVLVGPGGPTGDRYDKMRLVPFGEYVPFRTILGWATSVGRAAGEDRMRGREQVVMVLPGDEGRAGLRVGPLVCFESAFPDMSRRLARSGAELLVAQSATSTFQDSWAPAQHASLAALRAAETGRPMVHATLTGVSAVYGPEGERLGPRLGTDESAAAVYEIPLARATTPYARFGDWAVYGALAALGAFCAAEGLRALRRPAPVPPAPPAHTAHGSPVRPGR
- a CDS encoding nuclear transport factor 2 family protein; this translates as MTQRVDLATVMDRLAIDEVVTRYAVAVDDADWPAYRALFTRDGRADYRGAGGVEGPAAEVAGWLAKKMRLFPVRQHLIVNRRVRLRDVDGCPGDRADVQADYVNPMRLESGDDFVAGGRYSFELARGDDGWRLSSVTVHEKWRRAAFLRAAE
- a CDS encoding APC family permease, yielding MSNVTAFLKRLVLGRALRSEELGETLLPKRLALPIFASDPLSSVAYATQEILLVLTLGGLAYLHFTPWIAAAVVFLMTVVVLSYRQVVHAYPSGGGSYEVASTNLGSSAGLVVAAALLVDYVMTVAVSVASGVDNVISAVPALAGYRVPMALVFVGLLTAVNLRGVRESGRAFAAPTYLFVAGVLLMCGTGLLRYLLGDPPVAATAQYGIEPVPAEANLVGLALVMLVLRAFTSGCTALTGVEAISNGVPAFRRPKSRNAAATMAAMGLIAVTMFVGVTTLAIVADVRVTDDPCRLTGLPDCENYTQRTVIAQLAAAVFGGEGSFGFFYVQAATALVLILAANTAFNGFPLLASILAQHRYLPRQLHNRGDRLAFSNGILALAVVAGVLLWAYRANVTSLIHLYILGVFTSFTLCQTGMVLHWGRELRTETDPRLRRRHRTSRVVNGTGAVITALVLVIVLLTKFTEGAWLAVLAAAVLWVTMRGIRRHYDTTAAELAVTDPRKELAPPSRVLTVVLVSRLHKATLRALAYARATRPDRLEALTVAVDRESAAELKRQWEEAGIDVPLKVLDSPYREITGPVLLYVRSIRRESPRDVVAVFIPEYVVGHWWENVLHNQSALWLKSRLLFTPGVMVTSVPWRLESAALADHPAARAPGAVRRGEPVPPPRS